The DNA window ataagaaaaaaaacatatataatttttagttacAAGTAGGAGTTATAACCGgtttttatgagttttttttattattaatattattgttgcTGTTTttctaaacatatttttttggcCACTAAACATATTTTACGcattatttagtatttatttatttttttgataatacTAATCCAACtgataaataaactaaaaattgcggttttaaattttttcaaatcgACGTCAACGATCTTGTTGTTCATTTTAATGTACAAAACGAaccaacaaaaaaattaaaaataatcgttaaaaaataattcaaactgaCAACAATTTAGCTGtgaattttagtttataatcaaactaattagggttaaaataagaaaaaaaaacatataatttagtTATAACTAAGAGTTACCTCTCTTAATAAGTTATAAGCGAAATTTAagagtattttattattagtattattgttactattttttaaatatattatatgcaTTATTTAGTAATGAATTTTGATGAatgaacaattaataaaaaCCAATCAACtgataaataaactaaaacctATTGTTTGAAATTTTCTAAGAATCAATGTCAAAGATTTGGTTGTAAATTAATGATAAACCGAACTAACCAATAAATTTAAACCGatccttaaaaaataatttaaatcgaTGTCAATAATTTAGTTATGAATTTTAGTATACAAATCGATTAAATCGAACCGACAATACATCAAAATCGGTACttcaaaacaaatttcaaatcgACGTCAACAATTTTGTAGTGCATTTGAGTGTACAACCCTACTAAACCAACCAAAAAAACCCTAAACCGATAATTCAAGAATGTCTCAAACGAACGTCAACAATTTAGTTATGCAGTGCAAACTAACCGAATTGAATGTATTTGGatattttaacttttcaaaCCACAATTTTTGCCGCTAATATTTTTGTCCTTACCTGTCAACTAACAGAAAACACTCCAAAAGCAAAACCGTTTTACTCTCTACCATATATACCAGTGTATATAATTGACGtatttgttgataattgtaTTCTACGCTCTCGAAATTAAGCaatcaatttcttcttcttctgaaaATAAATGGAGGGTGGTAACAAGTCTAAGAGAGGTTTTAGAAAGGGCGGTGAAAAGAAGAAATCAATTTCAAGGTCGGTCAAGGCCGGTCTTCAGTTTCCGGTGGGTAGGATCGGGCGGTTCTTGAAGCAAGGTCGTTATGGTAAGCGTGTTGGAAGAGGAGCTCCTGTTTACCTAGCAGCTGTTCTCGAGTATCTTGCGGCTGAGgtacatataaattatttaatatcttcTGTATTGATTGATGATgctaatatataatcaattaggTTCTTGAGTTGGCTGGGATTGCAGCTACAGATAACAAGAAAAGTAGGATAACTCCAAGACATCTTCAATTGGCGGTGAGAAATGATGAAGAGCTTGGGAAGCTTCTTGCAGGGGTAACATTTGCTTATGGAGGTGTCTTGCCCAATATTAACCCTGTCCTTCTTCCCAAGAAGAAAGACAAGGCCGCGGCCGAGGAGGAGGAAACAGATAATTCTCCATCCAAGGCTAAGGTGGTCAGTACCAAGGCCAAGAAGTCACCTAGAAAGGCAGCTGCGGCAATTTAacttcttcttttatctttttaggTTAACAAAACTCTTTTTAGTTTTCTTGCAATTCTCTGTTTCAATTCTCCATTTATGACATTTAGTTGTAATTCTTTGTAATTAATCTCAAGAATTCTCTGTGTTTGATTTGTTGTACAAAtggaatgttttttttatttcacatttataTTTGGTTTATGGTACTTCATTGTTCCTACAATTATgctttttaatttctttattttaataatcatttATGGTTTCAACATAACCAATAAAAGAACATGCCCATAATTGGAATCTTGCAATAGCTCAACTTACAACAAAAGAttggttaaatattatttttttcaattgaattattatataataatatattaattcagAAAATCCCAAGTATTGAGAAACAAGTTTGTATGGGAGTGTAGAAATATATAagacatttatttattagtcaATTGTCAAATTAGTTACTATCACATTTACATGGTCTTGTGTGGTCCATCCAATATTACTATATTTccctccattttttttttataaatttctagattttctatgaatcataaataaattatatatatatatatatatatatatatatatatatatatatatatatatatatatatatatatatatatatatatatatatatatatatatatatatatgtttgattaataCTTTTCTCTAAAATCACACTAACAAATTATTAAGCAATTGTAACTTAGAATCCGtaacaaaataactaataactttcattattgatttataaattttctttaatttcacTTTCTTTGTACtttcatttatcattttataactATGGAGTACaccattagttttttttttctggtgCATCCTCCTCACAGGAGTAACAATTGGTTGAGGGATTCAAAACAATGAAGTTCTTTtacctatattatatatatatactatctTCTAATATTATGTCATTCTATATCTATGTAATTTCAtcatttaaaactttaatttaccTTCTATATATTCCATAATGGAGCTTGTATTTCTGAACATTGTATAAGTAAATAAGGTTTCTTATCCACGACCAACACTTGTACCTTCACCGACCACTAAACATTTTCTTAAGGATATTAGTGAGGACGATTTTAACAACAACCCTATTCGGTATGAACAAGAACAACCAATTGATAATTCTTGAGAAAACATATTTTGTAGgtgtattttgatattatttgttGGAATTATTCTTTGAGAAGtgaaaagaataatttattccTAGTTATTTGTTAACTATAtgttaactaatttaataaccgattcctaattattttctaactaaTTTCTTGCCCCGATGGTGGCGAAGCTTAAGACAACTACTATACAGAAGCGTGCTAGCTAAATTCGGCCTGTATTTTTGTGTCGTAGGGGTGGGATATTTCCatttaattatatgttagaTCATCTCGAACAAACTCAACTCTATTATAGGTTTTAACCCTCCAACCCACCTGCAAACTCAACTGCATTTTTGGTTTTCCTGCAAAATCTTTCTCCTCCAAATCCAAATAGGCAGGGACACTGTTCACATActcaaaagttttcaaaacttttatttcagtccttttagtttgtttttaattaatttatataacttatttatattttaatttatttatattttaatttgtttacatgttttatttatttatatttaattcatgatagccttaatttgtttatataattaacttatatttaaatttgtttatatttatattttatattttttacgtattataaatttataataataaataatatagataaaaaaaataaataataaaacaattttaataaaataaaacacgtaGAAAAACCGAAAAAATCGTCTATTTTATGTGTGGAAAGTATGTTTtaataaggtttgttttgttgtattttttcttgtgaaatgtaatttgtgtttatttaacattgtttaatttattttatgcagttgtataaattattgatttataattaattttatcaaaaaaattaattgaataagaatttaaaagtaattaataagttgttgtaaagttatgggttcaatttgtaattttagataaatatataaataatattgaaaaaattaaaaattattataaaaatgaatattttgaaaatatttttttgagttttagtTGTTGGGTTGGagataaattattgtttgatgagatgtttactgcattttgtgTTTGAGaatagatatttgggttggAAATGGCCTTAGAACCATTAAGATTTTGATGTGTGCTATGTCAAAAAAATCATTGTATTGCCTAATTGGATAATCTTCTATATTAGTCAATCTTTAATCTCAACTAAGCTCCCACTTTTTTGGGAAAAATGACTTAgagtcatttcattaaaaattaccaaaaacggaaaaaaacctacgagtttaagagattaatctagacaggcctaaaatgattttgaagtcgtaacattctgaataaaagctaaaaagctaaaaacgtaaatgaattatctgattacaatgctttaaATTCTACCGAgttcaaaaaatagaaaattccaGTTCTtgtagatattccagttctactccgtgcttggaattcttctccgcATTCCcacgagggcgctgcaatccgatataatatctttccataactcttcaacacTTCTGCGGGTTCtaccatatacccttgcattccattcttgccaaatgttatacaccactactcaaaagccgcacttgaacatgcttgttgcaaatctatttcccttggctttgagtagtgttgcttctttgatttcatttcattcgctcagaaaactgatcagctccaagattttatagaatttgtcccAAAGAATCGAAGCAATatagcagctcccgaataggtgatctatggtttattcatttcctctacatagaagacaactcgcatccgggatgctcatatacttgctgatacgatcacgagtgctgagtctttcccagaaggcgagccataggatgaactgatGTTGAGGGATAATCTCCGTTGACCATataagaggagcccattctactttatGTGCTTTTCCCgagttacctcccatattttcttcgatatcaacttcccattgtccttagctttccattcatgaatatctggTTTGTCGTGtatgtatgttacttatatgatcaagtatcatttgtctttctggatttcttctcagaagtgagttccaattcccgtctttaatgtctctgatttttgtttctgcgcagtcccttctgatacatgtattttgaaactcctccttgtggatgataggctggttttcgaactaggggtcgttccagaatagagtgcatttcccgtcccctaaccaaatgtcataaagatctgcaatatcgcttcttagtttaagaatcattttagagaccagctcataccttcgtgaattttgcaggtttaGATGCTGGTTTCATGTTTtataaatctcgtatgcacccatttgatccatagtgactcctgattgcgcttcAAAACCCACAGATACTTAAAGGTGAGAgtcttgttccactcgatacagttcttcaaacTAAGCTCCCACTTTGGTCCAAACCATTTGGGAACTAAGGGTTGGAATTTAGACTGTGTAGGTGATTTCCATTAtatgaatgaaaatgagaattcaaaaataaaattgaatgggTGAGTCAcaagaataaaatcgagttaATGGATTTGTCACATTGGAAAAAtagtaaaatgttttttatgatACATggataaatcatatataatatgatattatgGTAGTCTTGTTACAACAAactaaatgacttaaattaaagttgtaaagattaaaacattttatcatagaatataaaaaaaacagttttattTTGCTTAGTTTTCCATTAATCTAAGTggggttaaattaaaaaatatatatatataaaaatataatattacaaagACTAAGATCCATTGTGCTCAGACACTTCAGCTCCTATGAAGGACTGTGTTGTCTTGTTGTCTAGAGCAACATCAATCAAACCACATGTGATCTAATATTCTCCTCCATCATAGACATAACTATTCATCACTCTCATGaacgttttatttttacaataagGAGGAATCTCTAATTATAAAAGCAGGCCCAGACCTGCTGTGTAATAAATGAGGCAATTGTCTCAGgcccaaatatttttggggcaccaaaatcttcaaaaaaaaaataataatgatatgttcatgggcttatttttaaaaagcccataaataataattgataacctatcaatgataagtcctaacttaatttgtatccaaaaaaataaaaataaaaaacactatcttACTTGGCGAAAAGAATCGCACGATTctcatttatcaacaaaatcaaggaaaaagaaaaaaaataagaacaagtattctggaaaaagaaaaggaaacactTCCCCCAAACTCCAAGCCCGTCGTCGATCCTCTTGCTTGCCGGAATCGGAGCAAAAAACTCGGTAGTCTTCTTCTCCGAGCTCTTGGGCCTTTTTCGCTCGTTCCAGCCATGTTGATGGATCAGATTTATTTCTAGAACTAAAGTTGTTAAGACATTCATTACCCGGAGAAGCAAAAAGAGCGATTGATgagttgaattatttgaaaacaatggatGGTTGTTATCCAAATTCCTATATCGCATATCGAGTTTTGCTGACTATATCAGTTACTGTTGCATCTGCGGAAATGAGTTTTTCCAAATTAAAGTTGATTAAAACTTATCTTCGATCAACTATGTCGCAAGAAAGACTAAATGAGTTAGCTATGTTATCtatcgagaaaaaaattattgagaaagttgattatgcaaatttgatcaatactttcgcttcaaaaaatgcgagacgagtaatattcaagtgactatgtactagttcggaacatgaattttatattttgtttggatcttttttgttttttagtatttagttatgacatattgttttaatgatattttatttctagaattcatattacaaatactaatatatttaaatcaataaaaaaaatatatggatgAATATTAAGTTTTGAGGGCACCAAGTTTTGTGCTCGCCTCAGGCCTCAAAATCTCAGGTTCGGTACTGTATAAAAGGATTAGAAATCGGAGATTAACATTGCTATCATgggattatatattaaaaaagaaaaataaaaaaaaaagtttaaaggaTTCAAAACAATCTCATTTATTATTCATGGGAATAGAGCTATCACTTCTGTCCcaagttatttaaaaacaaatttgaaaacaGTAGACTCACCCAAGGGCAGCCctattgattttaaaatcctCTAAAATACTATTAATAACTAGTTTTTAAAGCCTaggtattttatttatatatttataaatttaaaaaacaaaccattatttatatatataaccctaTATATCCAGTCACAGTCACTGCTGCATTTCTGAAAAACCAGACTAAGGCCTTGTTCTTGGgttttaaaagataaaagagaaaaaatattaatagaaaaaataataataaatgatgacaaaaaaaaaattattagtgggaaaaggagaaattaataatgggagaaaaaagaaatttatgttcggaatattatgttaatttttcgGAAAAGTTTTGTCCCATTGTTGtcagaacattttttttttatattctaacatggtctttttctaattttttagtataattttttattcttttatatatatatatataattatcaaataatatatgtatttaatatatatatatatttatattttttattatttgatttatttattctctattattactttaaaatatatataaataaaaaaaattaattgataaatatataaatatatatttacaaattaataaaaaaatactaataaaaaaaaatattaaataataatacaaaaagaaaaagaaattattaatgaaagaaagagaaattattaatgggagaaagaaaattaataaggAAAGAaagtgaatttaaaaaatattatttaatttatttattcttcctaTTAtactctaaaaaatatataaataaaaatatatataaatatttacaaattaatagagaaaaataatattgatagagaataaaagaaaaataataagaaatgagaaaaaaagaaattattaataagagaaaaagaaattaataatggagaaaaagagaaatttatGTCTGAATATGACCAAGAGAAAGaggattttgtttttttggaaaatttcaTGTTTGggagattttttttctaacattGCCCATGTACATagagagaatattttattttttattttatttttttcgaaaaaatggtcatgtatttgagatttttgttcCAAACATTATCATGTTTGaaagatatttttgtttatttctctctcttgcaCAAGTGGTAGGTAGGGTGTTTATCAGCTCAGTTTTCGGATTATTCGAGTTTCTCTGTTCagtttattctaatttttttagtCAATTCAAAAAGctgaaccgaattcgaataaattataaataaaccgAACGAAGATTTTTTTTGAACATTGCCCATGTACAGagatagaattttttattttttatttgatttttttcgaaaaaatgGTCATGTATTGGTGATTTTTGTCCCAACATTACTATGTTTGagagatattttttatttccttcttGCACAAGTGGCAGCCGGCAGACCATGTTAAATTCATGATCTTATGTTCATTCCTTGTTACccatatcatatttatttacctaaaaattatttttattttaaatatctttttaagatattaatttagattaaataatattctgaaatatatattaattatatatataaatatatattaacaaatttaataacatttgttcCAAACTCCAACTCCAGCTCTAACCCCATGTGTTTCCAAAGAATCTTTGAATGTGATGTGAggttgtgcggtcatgtttggTTGAGCTCATGCTCCCTCTCCATCCttcttcattttaaatatatattgagagaTCTATTCAGTGAGAGATCAATGATgtaataagtataataaaaatataatcttaaATTAGGTTATGGTTGAGTGtgctagctatatatatatataaaatcttaaattaaatattttttatcttattttatagttatttgaacaaaacaataaaaaaaccaaaaaaaaactaactagaGTGGCATGGATATTTGATAAGccacaaattaatatattgtcaaaaatttcaacaatagtaatatttctcatcaaatatctttcaaattttattttctaccATTGTTATTATCATTCTAAATGTATCTTGAAATTTTTATTACCAACATTTTTgttcaactttatttttaaaattcacatGACTCTAATACTTTTAGCTCctttatatgtattatttttctcaattgaaaataatttgtctTGTATCTTCCATCCGTTTTGAATTCTTAATTGTCTCAAAGAGCTAGGATATGTGTCAGTATACATTACAATCTCTTCTTCATCTATTTCACATTCACTAGTCACTTAATCTCTTAACCAATTAGGAGTCATTCGATTTAATCTTCTAACTACTCAAGTGATGATggtgaaaatgaataaaaaaaatcacaattctAGACACTCCACAATCAgagcaaacaaaaatataaaaaatttgtgGGGAAACTATcaccaaaaaaatgaaaacggAATAATAGCAATTATAGTATAATGTAGAACAATAGcgtaaaa is part of the Impatiens glandulifera chromosome 1, dImpGla2.1, whole genome shotgun sequence genome and encodes:
- the LOC124910578 gene encoding histone H2A-like, translated to MEGGNKSKRGFRKGGEKKKSISRSVKAGLQFPVGRIGRFLKQGRYGKRVGRGAPVYLAAVLEYLAAEVLELAGIAATDNKKSRITPRHLQLAVRNDEELGKLLAGVTFAYGGVLPNINPVLLPKKKDKAAAEEEETDNSPSKAKVVSTKAKKSPRKAAAAI